A section of the Pseudomonas tritici genome encodes:
- a CDS encoding ATP-binding protein → MRIYITGASCAGVTTLGQNLATRLDVRQVDVDDYYWMPTDPPYTTKRPPADRVSLMQQALGDGDWVLSGSCMGWGDALIADAELIVFVVTPTPVRLERLAAREKEHFGGRIAPGGDMHQIHEAFREWASQYDDPNFSGRNRAWHEAWLSRQTAPVLRVDGMSSAEQMAEDVVQAVSRMSP, encoded by the coding sequence ATGCGGATTTACATCACAGGTGCGTCGTGTGCGGGCGTGACGACTTTGGGTCAGAACCTCGCCACGCGGCTTGATGTAAGGCAGGTCGATGTCGATGATTATTACTGGATGCCCACAGACCCTCCTTACACAACCAAGCGGCCTCCCGCTGATCGCGTGTCATTGATGCAGCAAGCACTCGGTGACGGCGATTGGGTGTTGAGCGGTTCATGCATGGGCTGGGGCGATGCGCTGATCGCTGATGCGGAGCTGATTGTCTTCGTTGTCACACCAACACCCGTTCGCCTTGAACGGCTGGCGGCACGTGAGAAAGAGCACTTTGGCGGCCGGATAGCGCCAGGTGGTGACATGCATCAGATACATGAGGCCTTTCGGGAATGGGCTTCGCAGTATGATGACCCGAACTTTTCAGGACGCAACCGAGCGTGGCACGAGGCGTGGTTATCCCGGCAGACGGCCCCGGTCTTACGGGTTGACGGGATGAGCAGTGCTGAACAGATGGCAGAGGATGTCGTGCAGGCGGTGTCGCGCATGTCGCCGTAG
- a CDS encoding GNAT family N-acetyltransferase, producing the protein MQFQPATTDIPLVTLVGTQPSDFETLVAIRIEAMRESLVRIGRFDPVRARERFREGFSSESTRYIEVSGERVGFVVVKPLIDGLLLDHLYIKPSAQGAGIGSVVLSQIFVEAEAAGMAVRVGALRESESNRFYTRHGFQFVESTEFDNYYVRHPAQGNSAAET; encoded by the coding sequence ATGCAATTTCAGCCCGCAACTACGGATATCCCTTTAGTTACTCTTGTTGGAACTCAACCCAGTGATTTCGAAACACTTGTGGCTATTCGGATTGAAGCCATGCGTGAAAGCCTTGTGCGCATTGGTCGCTTCGATCCCGTGCGGGCCCGAGAGCGTTTTCGCGAAGGCTTTTCCTCCGAGTCCACTCGCTACATCGAAGTTTCCGGCGAGCGAGTAGGTTTCGTCGTCGTCAAGCCGCTTATCGACGGATTACTGCTTGATCATTTGTACATCAAGCCGAGCGCACAAGGCGCGGGCATAGGTTCGGTTGTCCTTAGTCAAATCTTCGTGGAAGCGGAGGCCGCAGGAATGGCAGTGCGGGTAGGGGCTCTCAGAGAAAGCGAGTCAAATCGCTTTTACACGCGTCATGGCTTCCAGTTTGTCGAAAGTACCGAGTTCGACAACTATTATGTTCGTCACCCTGCCCAAGGCAACTCGGCAGCCGAGACCTGA
- a CDS encoding LysE family translocator, with protein sequence MDLATLALFLPACFALNMAPGPNNLLSVSNATRYGYRTSCLAGIGRLLAFAGMIALASAGLAVVLQTSELLFYGIKILGAAYLFYLAYQLWRANPEAEAESTTASVGLWALARQEFLVAAGNPKAILIFTAFLPQFVVPGEPITPQFALLGVMFLVLEWIAISAYAYMGLHMRRWFAEPRGKRMFNRCCAGLLSAAATVLLMARRA encoded by the coding sequence ATGGACCTCGCCACCCTCGCCCTTTTCCTCCCCGCCTGCTTCGCCTTGAACATGGCGCCCGGCCCGAACAACCTGCTGTCTGTGAGCAACGCCACGCGCTACGGCTACCGCACCTCGTGCCTGGCGGGTATTGGCCGGCTGCTGGCCTTCGCCGGCATGATCGCCCTCGCATCGGCCGGTTTGGCAGTGGTGCTGCAAACGTCGGAGTTGTTGTTTTATGGGATCAAGATTCTGGGGGCGGCGTATCTGTTTTATCTGGCGTATCAGTTGTGGCGGGCGAATCCCGAGGCAGAGGCTGAGTCGACTACTGCTAGTGTGGGATTGTGGGCGTTGGCGCGTCAGGAGTTTTTAGTGGCGGCGGGCAATCCGAAAGCCATCTTGATCTTCACCGCGTTCCTGCCGCAATTCGTCGTGCCCGGCGAGCCGATCACTCCACAATTCGCTCTACTGGGCGTGATGTTCCTGGTGCTGGAATGGATCGCCATCAGTGCCTACGCCTATATGGGCCTGCATATGCGGCGCTGGTTTGCGGAGCCTCGGGGCAAGCGTATGTTTAATCGATGCTGCGCGGGGTTGCTGTCAGCGGCGGCGACGGTGTTGTTGATGGCGCGCAGGGCTTAA
- a CDS encoding SDR family NAD(P)-dependent oxidoreductase, translating into MKTMVVGASKGLGKALIEGLGEAGDTLLGVSRSRPEHLDHKAGVEVKWIEANLAKPAQAAQVIAETILESGLDTLIYNLGIWEEFAFDPTYNFLADDDDQIEAIVTCNITSTLLLIKRLLPVLLKSPNPRIILTGSTSGLPQSGRPEVAFGASKFALRGIADALREGYRQQRLAVTCLNLGYLNTQDPLSTPRAQAEQRDEGHSIPVHDVVQVVRMALSLSSASFVKEITLPAILDGRF; encoded by the coding sequence ATGAAAACCATGGTGGTTGGCGCAAGCAAAGGGTTGGGAAAAGCCCTGATCGAGGGGCTCGGCGAGGCTGGGGATACATTGCTGGGCGTGTCCCGCAGCCGTCCCGAGCACCTGGACCACAAGGCTGGCGTTGAGGTGAAGTGGATCGAGGCTAACCTCGCCAAACCCGCTCAGGCAGCGCAAGTCATTGCAGAAACGATCTTAGAAAGTGGTTTGGACACGCTGATCTACAACCTGGGCATCTGGGAAGAATTTGCCTTCGACCCGACCTACAACTTCCTGGCCGACGACGATGACCAGATCGAAGCCATCGTCACCTGCAACATCACGTCTACCCTGCTGCTGATCAAGCGACTGTTGCCAGTGCTACTCAAAAGCCCCAACCCCAGGATCATCCTGACCGGCTCCACTTCCGGCCTGCCGCAAAGTGGCCGTCCGGAAGTGGCTTTTGGGGCCTCCAAGTTTGCCTTGCGCGGGATTGCCGATGCACTGCGTGAAGGCTATCGCCAGCAGCGCTTGGCGGTTACGTGTCTGAACCTGGGGTACCTGAATACGCAAGACCCTTTGAGTACGCCGCGTGCGCAGGCCGAGCAGCGTGATGAAGGCCACTCGATCCCCGTGCACGACGTGGTGCAGGTGGTGCGCATGGCGTTAAGCCTGTCGTCGGCCAGCTTCGTCAAGGAAATCACCTTGCCGGCAATTCTGGACGGGCGCTTTTAA